ACCAACAACGAGTTCGGCTTCGACTATCTGCGGGACAACATGAAATTCTCCCTGGAGGATTACGTGCAGCGGGGCTTCAACTTCGCCATCGTTGACGAGGTGGACTCCATCCTGATCGACGAGGCCCGTACGCCGCTGATCATCTCCGGTCCCACCGAGGATTCCACCGACAAGTACTACATCGTCAACCGGATCATCCCGCTGCTTGAGAAAGGGGAGGTGAAGGAAGAGGAGGCCAACACCCTTTCCGGCAAGCGCAAGACCTACACCGGCGACTACACCATCGACGAGAAGGCCAAGAACGCCACCCTCACCGAGCAGGGGGTGGCCAAGGTGGAGCAGTTGCTCAAGGTGGAAAACCTGTACGACCCGCGCAATATCGAAACCCTGCACCATGTCCAGCAGGCGCTGCGGGCCCACACCATGTACCGCCGGGACGTGGAGTACGTGGTGAAGGACGGCGAGGTGATCATCGTCGATGAGTTCACCGGCCGTCTGATGCCGGGACGGCGCTGGTCCGACGGCCTGCACCAGGCGGTGGAGGCCAAGGAAGGGGTACGGATCGAGAGCGAAAACCAGACGCTTGCCACCATCACCTTTCAGAACTATTTCCGGATGTACGCCAAGCTGTCCGGCATGACCGGTACCGCCGACACCGAGGCGGAGGAATTCCACAAAATCTACAAGCTGGACGTGGTGGTGATTCCCACCAACCGGCCGCTCCTGCGTCCCGATTACCCGGACGTGATCTACAAGACCGAGCGGGAGAAGTTCGACGCCGTCATCGCCGACATCAAGGAGCACTACGAAAAAGGGCAGCCCTGCCTGGTGGGCACCATCTCCATTGAGAAGTCGGAAGTGCTCTCCGAGCTGCTGCGCAAGCAGGGAGTCCCCCACTACGTGCTCAACGCCAAACAGCACGAGCGGGAAGCCGAGATCGTGGCCCAGGCCGGACGCAAGGGGGCCATCACCATTGCCACCAACATGGCGGGCCGCGGTACCGACATCCTGCTGGGGGGGAACCCGGAGGGGCTGCTCAAGCAGTGGCGCCTGGAGAACCCCGATGCCGACGAGGCGGCGTGCGCGGCGAAGCTGGCCGAGTTCAAGGAACGCTGCAAGGGCGAGCACGACGCGGTGGTGGCCCTGGGGGGGCTGCATATCATCGGTACCGAACGCCACGAGTCGCGGCGGATCGACAACCAGTTGCGGGGCCGTTCCGGCCGCCAGGGGGACCCCGGGTCCTCCCGTTTCTACCTGTCGCTGGAAGACGACCTGCTGCGCATCTTCGGTTCGGAGCGGGTCTCCAAAATCATGGACTTCCTCAAGATCGAGGAGGGAGAGGCGATCACCCACGGCATGATCACCAAGTCCATCGAGAACGCCCAGAAGAAGGTGGAGGCCCACAACTTCGAGATCCGGAAACACCTGATCGATTACGACGACGTCATGAACAAGCAGCGGGAGGTGATCTACACCCAGCGCCGCGAGATTCTGGCCGGTCAGGATATCCGGGAGAGCTTCCTGGAGATGCTGGACGAAACCATCGGCGACATCGTCAATGCCTATGCCTACGAGAAGGATGCGCCGCTGGACTGGGACTGGGAAGCCCTTTCCGAGACGGTCATGCGCTGTTTCGCCCT
The window above is part of the Trichlorobacter ammonificans genome. Proteins encoded here:
- the secA gene encoding preprotein translocase subunit SecA, with protein sequence MISSFVKKIIGSKNDRVLKKLWPVVARINALEATVQALSDQQLRDKTAEFKERYGRGESLDSLLPEAFAVCREAGRRVLGMRHFDVQLIGGMVLHSGKISEMKTGEGKTLVATLPAYLNAISGKGVHVVTVNDYLARRDAEWMGQLYGFLGLRVGIIVHGLDDSQRRAAYAADITYGTNNEFGFDYLRDNMKFSLEDYVQRGFNFAIVDEVDSILIDEARTPLIISGPTEDSTDKYYIVNRIIPLLEKGEVKEEEANTLSGKRKTYTGDYTIDEKAKNATLTEQGVAKVEQLLKVENLYDPRNIETLHHVQQALRAHTMYRRDVEYVVKDGEVIIVDEFTGRLMPGRRWSDGLHQAVEAKEGVRIESENQTLATITFQNYFRMYAKLSGMTGTADTEAEEFHKIYKLDVVVIPTNRPLLRPDYPDVIYKTEREKFDAVIADIKEHYEKGQPCLVGTISIEKSEVLSELLRKQGVPHYVLNAKQHEREAEIVAQAGRKGAITIATNMAGRGTDILLGGNPEGLLKQWRLENPDADEAACAAKLAEFKERCKGEHDAVVALGGLHIIGTERHESRRIDNQLRGRSGRQGDPGSSRFYLSLEDDLLRIFGSERVSKIMDFLKIEEGEAITHGMITKSIENAQKKVEAHNFEIRKHLIDYDDVMNKQREVIYTQRREILAGQDIRESFLEMLDETIGDIVNAYAYEKDAPLDWDWEALSETVMRCFALQLDLSKEMIARMNADGLRHLLQEQAQSIVARRAAEMGDELFDHLIRVVMLQAIDVHWKDHLLNIDHLKEGIGLRGYGQKDPKQEYKKEAYQLFMEMIIRIREETVERVFWVQIESEEDVEELEEEQLEKSRKLLQNLTDTDVTTASAPAKSTKSAGRNDPCPCGSGKKYKKCCGK